A region of Plutella xylostella chromosome 29, ilPluXylo3.1, whole genome shotgun sequence DNA encodes the following proteins:
- the LOC119694136 gene encoding cold shock domain-containing protein 3-like → MIRQRLFVEDNLTFDQAVKLACALEAAERDASAVELSAEGAGAHAGGGVQEAGAVHALAPWPRGGGRSARGPGAPGAAQAAHCQACGAKNHVFKDCRFKKAVCSKCGKEGHLRRVCSDWAENAGRTYNRSSGGGYSKGNNNGRRAFHHLKAEDTSDQEESENDFSEEENLNQLSLSGYRPT, encoded by the exons ATGATAAGGCAGCGTCTTTTCGTCGAAGATAACCTAACATTTGATCAAGCGGTCAAGTTGGCATGTGCATTGGAGGCAGCGGAGCGTGATGCGTCAGCAGTGGAGCTGTCGGCGGAAGGCGCGGGGGCGCACGCCGGCGGCGGGGTCCAGGAGGCGGGCGCCGTGCACGCGCTGGCTCCGTGGCCGCGTGGCGGAGGCAGGAGCGCGAGGGGGCCGGGGGCGCCGGGCGCGGCCCAGGCAGCTCACTGCCAGGCATGTGGAGCGAAGAACCATGTGTTCAAGGACTGCCGGTTCAAGAAGGCGGTGTGCAGCAAGTGTGGCAAGGAGGGCCATTTGAGGCGCGTTTGCTCAGACTGGGCGGAGAACGCGGGGCGAACCTACAACCGCAGTAGTGGCGGTGGCTACAGCAAGGGGAATAACAATGGCAGAAGGGCGTTTCATCATCTGAAGGCTGAGGACACGTCCGACCAAGAAGAATCAGAAAATGACTTCTCGGAAGAAGAGAATCTGAATCAGCTGAGCTTAAGTGGCTACAGGCCG ACATAA